One Hippopotamus amphibius kiboko isolate mHipAmp2 chromosome 12, mHipAmp2.hap2, whole genome shotgun sequence genomic window, TGGCGCTGAAGCTGGTGGGGGCGGAGGAAGGCCCGGGGCCCCTGAGCTCTGGTGGCCCAGTTGTGGACCCGCTGGAAGCCATGCAGTGGGAGCTGGAGGCCGTGAGTGCCCAGGCGGATAGGGCCTACCTGCGGCTGGAGCGCAGGTTTGGTCGAAAGCGCTGGTTACATCTAGCCCGAAGGAGCTTCGTCCAGAATATTCCTGGCTTCTGGGTCACCGCTTTGCTGAACCACCCGCAGCTGTTAGCCATGATCAGCCCCCGAGACGAAGACATGCTTTGCTACCTGATGAATTTGGAGGTGAGGGAGCTCAGGCATGCCAGGACAAGCTGCAAGTTCAAGTTCAGTTTTTGGAGCAACCCCTGTTTCCGGAACAAGGTGATAGTGAAGGAGTATGAATGCAGATCCTCAGGCCGGGTGGTATCAATCGCAAGTCGCATTCGCTGGCACCTGGGCCAGGAACCTCCAGCTCTGGTACACAGGAACCGGGATACTGTCTGCAGCTTCTTCAGCTGGTTCTCACAGCACAGTCTCCCGGAAGCTGACAGTGTTGCCCAGATTATTAAAGAGGATCTGTGGCCCAACCCCCTGCAGTACTACCTGCCCGGGGATAGGCCCCACTGAGCCAGGCAAGGCCTAGTAAGGTGGCCCACAGAGGCCCCTTCTAGGCCCTATGGGTTCCAGTCTGGCTAAGTCCTGCCCTGGGACCTGGCCCCTACATAAGACTCCTTTCTGCCTTCTGGGGGACCTGTGCGTAGGCCAGCCATGGCACTCTGCTGTCTGCGTTCTGTTCCGTGTACACTGACCCCTTTGGACTTCAGTGGGCTCAGCTCCAAGATTGTGGCCTTCATGGCCAAGCTCTTCTGTTTCCATGTAGGCTCCATGCATCACATGACTGACACATGCCACTGTGTTGACCCAAGCACCCAGTGCTGTGGCCATGTACTGCCATCATCTTTATGGCCCGGACCTGTCTTTGATCATGGCCTTCCCACCCATTTTTTGACATGGGCACCTGCAAGTCATCACTAGGAGACCAGTGCCTCTTTGAGGCTTACTACTTTAGGGTCGCAACATGCTGGGCTCCATATTTATAAGCTGGCCCTGCACCGTCTGTGGCAAGCTGAGTCTTCTCACTGAAGAGGAAGTGGGTGCATTTGGTGCTGGCTGTCAACCAGATTTGGACATTCCAGGACCTCAGGACCATAGGCCAGGCTACTGGACTGTTGGGCATCCAGCAGGATGGGCATAGGTGAGGTCAAGGACATGAAGCAGCAGACAATGTTCTCTGTGATCACACTGCTCTTCTTACCCCTGTGTTGGTCCTAGCTCCCAACCTGCTATTGACTTGTGAAGGTCTGTGTCCTACCCACGTCTGGCCATTGCCCTTCTCATGAGTTTCGCCCCGGTTGGCAGTGACCTTGTTGCCTGCTGCCAGGTCTATAAGGACATCAGGAACTGCCTGTGAACCCAGGTAGGCCACCTGCCAATGTACAAGAGCTCCCAAAGCCCCAGGAACTCTGCCACGCTGGCATATCTAGGCATGTGCTCAAGGCAGGGGCAGTAAAGGGGTCCCTTCCAGAAGCCTACCTTCTTGAGCCCCAATCACTAGACTCACAGAACCCAACTCCCCTGTCTCCCTGTTTTTAGGCTACCAGATTGGGGGTGCTGGAGCCGGGGTGTTCTTGGTCATGAGGCCTTTCTCCACCTGCCGAGATCTCacgtttctttttattttctttacagtgatagctcagaaacaaaaaacaacggAAGCAGCAAGGTTTTTTTTACAAACAACTGAGGAGACAGGCTTTCTTGTTGAATTTGCCTCTCTGATTGTCTCCAGAGAGGGAGGGCTGTCCCATGGATTGGCGGAGCACTCTTTACCCCTTCTGCTCCAGTGTCCTGCCCCCCTCAGCAAGGGGGCACAGTGCAGGGCCGCTGAGCAGAGAGACCAGGAGCTCCGGGCCCACGGGGGCAGGGATAgcacattgttttgttttcatgctgTGTTCTTGGAGACTAACTTTAGCTCCAACTCTACTTTCTTCTCCTTTGACCAGGTCCAAACCCCCATAGGATCCTGTTGGTACAAGAGCTTAGCTGTGCCCCTCTCCCAAGACCTCCGCCCCAGGCTTTTGGGGCTGTCTCCATCTCATTTTGGGGGAGTGACCATACCCAGGCCCCCTCCCATGGAAGGCCTTATCTTCTGCTCCCGAGGACCTGGGGAGGCCTTGACACAAAATAAAGGGGGAGCTGCTCTAGTCAGGGGAGTGCAAGAGAAGCCGGAGCCAGCTGGGAAGGCAGGGATGGTGGAGGGCCTGTGAGGTGCAGGGAGCCCCCGTCTTCCTAACTTTTTTGATTCACCAGTAagtctttttaaattagaagaaCTCAGAACACTGCAATTTTAGAGGTTTCCAAAGTCCAGGTATGACTTTGGGTATGTAGAAGTTAATGTGCTGTTTTTCATTTCgctctttgtttttgtgtgtggttttttgggggtttagtttttgccatgccatgtggcatgtggaatcttaattccctgaccagggttcaaacccgtgccccctgcagtggaagcgtggagtcctaaccactggaccatc contains:
- the LOC130833125 gene encoding LOW QUALITY PROTEIN: putative testis-specific Y-encoded-like protein 3 (The sequence of the model RefSeq protein was modified relative to this genomic sequence to represent the inferred CDS: substituted 2 bases at 2 genomic stop codons); its protein translation is MADGGAGGQETAARRRTPSGARGAGGRGYPDPAELPRAAPSAPELQEAASAATDLSPENGLFGDGAPXTCGAEGWGARAGAGGKVEEVTTEEGAIFTEEAEGEVGKQQVGKEMEVALKLVGAEEGPGPLSSGGPVVDPLEAMQWELEAVSAQADRAYLRLERRFGRKRWLHLARRSFVQNIPGFWVTALLNHPQLLAMISPRDEDMLCYLMNLEVRELRHARTSCKFKFSFWSNPCFRNKVIVKEYECRSSGRVVSIASRIRWHLGQEPPALVHRNRDTVCSFFSWFSQHSLPEADSVAQIIKEDLWPNPLQYYLPGDRPHXARQGLVRWPTEAPSRPYGFQSG